A genomic stretch from Mus pahari chromosome 6, PAHARI_EIJ_v1.1, whole genome shotgun sequence includes:
- the Nmnat1 gene encoding nicotinamide/nicotinic acid mononucleotide adenylyltransferase 1 isoform X1, protein MGAMPALWDLDHNISVRGLRLGQQPQLLPMDSSKKTEVVLLACGSFNPITNMHLRLFELAKDYMNATGKYSVIKGIISPVGDAYKKKGLIPAHHRVIMAELATKNSQWVEVDTWESLQKEWVETVKVLRHHQEMLATGSCSYPQSSPVLERPGRKRKWADQKQDSSPQKPQEPKPTGVPRVKLLCGADLLESFSVPNLWKMEDITQIVANFGLICITRTGSDAQKFIYESDVLWRYQSNIHLVNEWITNDISSTKIRRALRRGQSIRYLVPDLVQEYIEEHDLYNSESEDRNAAVILAPLQRNAAEAKHNHSTL, encoded by the exons ACAACATCAGTGTCAGAGGATTGCGTTTAGGTCAACAACCCCAACTTCTCCCCATGGACTCATCTAAGAAGACAGAGGTGGTTCTCCTGGCCTGTGGCTCTTTTAACCCCATCACCAACATGCACCTCAGGCTGTTCGAGCTGGCCAAGGACTATATGAATGCTACAG GAAAGTACAGTGTCATCAAAGGCATCATCTCACCGGTCGGTGATGCATACAAGAAGAAAGGGCTCATCCCAGCCCACCACCGAGTCATCATGGCAGAACTTGCCACCAAGAACTCACAGTGGGTGGAAGTGGACACGTGGGAAAGTCTTCAGAAGGAGTGGGTGGAGACCGTGAAGGTGCTCAG ACACCATCAGGAGATGCTGGCAACTGGCAGCTGCAGTTACCCACAAAGCTCACCTGTGCTGGAAAGACCTGGGCGGAAGAGGAAGTGGGCTGACCAAAAGCAAGATTCTAGCCCACAGAAGCCCCAGGAGCCCAAACCCACAG GTGTGCCCAGGGTGAAACTGCTGTGTGGGGCAGATTTACTGGAGTCCTTCAGCGTGCCCAACTTGTGGAAGATGGAGGATATCACGCAAATCGTGGCCAACTTTGGGCTCATCTGTATCACTCGGACCGGCAGTGATGCTCAGAAATTCATCTACGAGTCCGATGTGCTGTGGAGATACCAGAGCAACATCCACCTGGTGAACGAGTGGATCACCAATGACATCTCATCCACCAAGATCCGGAGGGCGCTCAGGAGGGGCCAGAGCATCCGCTACTTGGTACCGGACCTGGTCCAAGAGTACATTGAGGAGCATGACCTGTACAACTCGGAGAGTGAAGACAGGAATGCTGCGGTCATCCTGGCTCCTCTGCAGAGGAACGCCGCAGAGGCTAAGCACAACCACTCCACACTGTGA
- the LOC115064252 gene encoding uncharacterized protein LOC115064252, whose translation MIHFCLVHTAYHLHCWLPRSHRLSQVTVLLFGITTLTLQFYVLLRPRSSRFCSQPLLANLVASMVLTLLTLGLFELLTQTELTPLALRTVLAVLGVASFGEGVCSGLLTLLASDCEKTTPELYYLSVVLSVGSLVSTVLFSSMGLIWLSKVTCPRPEAKPTV comes from the exons ATGATTCACTTTTGTTTGGTCCACACAGCCTATCACCTGCACTGCTGGCTGCCGAGGTCGCACAGGCTCAG CCAGGTGACAGTGCTCCTGTTTGGGATCACCACCCTGACCCTCCAGTTCTACGTGCTGCTGAG GCCCAGATCCTCCCGGTTCTGCAGTCAGCCCCTCCTGGCCAACCTGGTGGCTAGCATGGTCTTGACCCTGCTCACACTCG GGCTCTTCGAGCTGCTCACTCAGACGGAGCTGACCCCGTTGGCTCTAAGGACAGTGCTGGCGGTACTTGGCGTGGCGTCCTTCGGTGAAGGAGTCTGCTCTGGGCTGTTAACACTCCTGGCATCAGATTGc GAGAAAACCACCCCTGAACTTTACTACTTATCCGTGGTGCTGTCAGTGGGCAGTCTGGTATCCACGG TGCTTTTCTCTAGCATGGGGCTCATCTGGCTGTCCAAAGTGACCTGCCCAAGACCAGAGGCTAAGCCAACAGTCTGA
- the Nmnat1 gene encoding nicotinamide/nicotinic acid mononucleotide adenylyltransferase 1 isoform X2 codes for MDSSKKTEVVLLACGSFNPITNMHLRLFELAKDYMNATGKYSVIKGIISPVGDAYKKKGLIPAHHRVIMAELATKNSQWVEVDTWESLQKEWVETVKVLRHHQEMLATGSCSYPQSSPVLERPGRKRKWADQKQDSSPQKPQEPKPTGVPRVKLLCGADLLESFSVPNLWKMEDITQIVANFGLICITRTGSDAQKFIYESDVLWRYQSNIHLVNEWITNDISSTKIRRALRRGQSIRYLVPDLVQEYIEEHDLYNSESEDRNAAVILAPLQRNAAEAKHNHSTL; via the exons ATGGACTCATCTAAGAAGACAGAGGTGGTTCTCCTGGCCTGTGGCTCTTTTAACCCCATCACCAACATGCACCTCAGGCTGTTCGAGCTGGCCAAGGACTATATGAATGCTACAG GAAAGTACAGTGTCATCAAAGGCATCATCTCACCGGTCGGTGATGCATACAAGAAGAAAGGGCTCATCCCAGCCCACCACCGAGTCATCATGGCAGAACTTGCCACCAAGAACTCACAGTGGGTGGAAGTGGACACGTGGGAAAGTCTTCAGAAGGAGTGGGTGGAGACCGTGAAGGTGCTCAG ACACCATCAGGAGATGCTGGCAACTGGCAGCTGCAGTTACCCACAAAGCTCACCTGTGCTGGAAAGACCTGGGCGGAAGAGGAAGTGGGCTGACCAAAAGCAAGATTCTAGCCCACAGAAGCCCCAGGAGCCCAAACCCACAG GTGTGCCCAGGGTGAAACTGCTGTGTGGGGCAGATTTACTGGAGTCCTTCAGCGTGCCCAACTTGTGGAAGATGGAGGATATCACGCAAATCGTGGCCAACTTTGGGCTCATCTGTATCACTCGGACCGGCAGTGATGCTCAGAAATTCATCTACGAGTCCGATGTGCTGTGGAGATACCAGAGCAACATCCACCTGGTGAACGAGTGGATCACCAATGACATCTCATCCACCAAGATCCGGAGGGCGCTCAGGAGGGGCCAGAGCATCCGCTACTTGGTACCGGACCTGGTCCAAGAGTACATTGAGGAGCATGACCTGTACAACTCGGAGAGTGAAGACAGGAATGCTGCGGTCATCCTGGCTCCTCTGCAGAGGAACGCCGCAGAGGCTAAGCACAACCACTCCACACTGTGA